Proteins found in one Bacillota bacterium genomic segment:
- the sucD gene encoding succinate--CoA ligase subunit alpha produces the protein MSIYIDQSTRVIVQGITGKQGSFHTGQMLAYGTNIVGGISPGKGGQSVEGIPVYDTVFAAVEEQKPDASILFIPAPFVRDAAYEALEAGLKILVLIPEHIPLHDAMDIMAYAKQKEAVIVGPNTFGLVSSGKSKIGIMPNRYFIPGPVGIVSRSGTLCYEIVGQLTEHNIGTTSVVGLGGDRIVGMHFIDVLEQFEADQETKAIILVGEIGGSAEEEAAAYISSSMKKPVIAYLAGKSAPPGKRMGHAGAIIERGRGTFESKVKALSAAGVRVAELPTEVPGLLKNIL, from the coding sequence ATGTCAATTTATATAGATCAATCAACACGTGTTATAGTTCAGGGGATAACCGGCAAACAGGGCTCTTTCCATACGGGCCAGATGCTCGCTTACGGAACAAATATTGTCGGTGGCATATCTCCCGGAAAAGGCGGTCAATCGGTGGAAGGTATTCCCGTTTACGATACTGTATTTGCTGCCGTAGAAGAGCAGAAGCCGGATGCCAGTATCTTATTCATACCCGCGCCATTTGTCCGTGACGCCGCCTACGAAGCGCTGGAAGCGGGCTTGAAAATTTTAGTCTTGATCCCTGAACATATTCCCCTGCATGACGCAATGGATATTATGGCCTATGCGAAGCAGAAAGAGGCGGTAATTGTCGGTCCAAATACCTTCGGCCTGGTATCTTCCGGTAAATCGAAAATCGGGATCATGCCTAACCGCTATTTTATTCCCGGTCCGGTCGGCATTGTCTCCCGCAGCGGAACCTTGTGCTATGAAATTGTTGGCCAGTTAACAGAACATAACATCGGGACAACAAGTGTTGTAGGGCTTGGAGGGGACCGGATTGTGGGTATGCATTTTATTGATGTCCTAGAGCAATTTGAAGCAGATCAGGAAACGAAAGCGATTATCCTGGTTGGTGAAATCGGCGGCAGCGCCGAGGAAGAGGCGGCAGCCTATATCAGCTCCTCGATGAAAAAGCCGGTTATTGCCTATCTTGCGGGTAAAAGCGCACCTCCGGGCAAAAGGATGGGTCATGCCGGAGCTATTATCGAGCGGGGCCGCGGTACTTTTGAAAGCAAAGTGAAAGCTCTTTCCGCAGCCGGTGTCCGTGTTGCCGAACTGCCGACCGAAGTGCCCGGATTGCTGAAAAATATTCTATAA